The following coding sequences lie in one Streptococcus suis genomic window:
- a CDS encoding 23S rRNA (uracil(1939)-C(5))-methyltransferase RlmD: MLKKNDIVEVEVVDLTHEGQGVAKIDSFVFFVDNALPGEKISMCILKLKKNIGFGKVEQWQSFSPDRNQDLDLTYLRTGIADLGHLTYPAQLAFKKKQVENSLRKIAGISEIAVADTLGMDNPLAYRNKAAVPVRRVNGQLETGFFRKNSHDLVPIEDFYIQHKEIDALVLATRDLLRKLDLKPYDEKEQTGLVRNIVVRRGHYSGQLMLVLVTTRPKIFRVETLIERLTNQFPNLVSIIQNINDQNTNAIFGQEFRLLHGSETIADTMLGNEFEISAPSFYQVNTEMAEKLYQTAIDFAELSADDVVIDAYSGIGTIGLSFAKQVKHVYGVEVVEKAVLDSQKNAARNGIDNVTYVCDSAESAMQKWVADGVKPTVIFVDPPRKGLTESFIKASTSVKPEKIVYISCNVATMARDIKLYEELGYKLTKVQPTDLFPNTHHIECVALLVKN, translated from the coding sequence ATGTTAAAGAAAAACGATATTGTCGAAGTAGAAGTTGTAGATTTGACACATGAGGGGCAGGGTGTGGCAAAAATTGATAGTTTTGTCTTCTTTGTAGACAATGCTCTTCCAGGCGAGAAAATTTCTATGTGCATCTTAAAACTTAAGAAAAATATTGGTTTTGGTAAGGTGGAGCAATGGCAGAGCTTCTCACCAGACCGTAATCAGGACTTGGATTTGACCTATCTAAGAACAGGTATTGCTGACTTGGGGCATCTCACTTATCCAGCCCAACTAGCTTTTAAGAAAAAACAAGTTGAGAATAGTCTACGTAAGATTGCAGGCATTTCAGAAATAGCAGTAGCAGATACTTTAGGAATGGACAATCCTCTTGCTTATCGTAATAAGGCAGCTGTTCCAGTTCGTCGAGTTAATGGTCAATTGGAAACTGGTTTTTTCCGTAAGAATTCACACGATTTGGTTCCGATTGAAGATTTTTATATTCAACATAAGGAAATTGATGCCTTGGTTCTAGCGACACGTGACCTCTTGAGAAAATTAGACTTGAAGCCTTACGATGAGAAAGAACAGACAGGACTTGTGAGAAATATTGTTGTTCGTCGTGGTCATTATTCAGGTCAGTTGATGCTAGTTTTAGTTACGACTCGTCCGAAGATTTTCCGTGTTGAAACTCTTATTGAGCGTTTGACGAACCAGTTTCCGAATCTGGTTTCTATCATCCAGAATATTAATGACCAGAATACCAATGCTATATTCGGTCAAGAATTCCGTCTTTTGCATGGCAGTGAAACTATTGCAGATACCATGTTGGGCAATGAATTTGAAATTTCTGCACCGTCTTTCTATCAAGTCAACACAGAAATGGCTGAAAAACTCTATCAGACCGCCATTGACTTTGCAGAATTGTCGGCAGATGATGTCGTGATTGATGCCTATTCAGGTATTGGGACAATTGGTCTCTCCTTTGCAAAACAAGTCAAGCATGTTTACGGCGTAGAAGTCGTTGAAAAGGCTGTCCTTGATAGTCAGAAGAATGCTGCTCGAAATGGGATTGATAATGTTACCTATGTCTGTGATAGTGCAGAATCCGCTATGCAAAAATGGGTGGCAGATGGAGTCAAACCAACTGTGATTTTTGTCGACCCACCACGAAAAGGTTTGACAGAAAGTTTTATCAAAGCAAGTACTTCTGTAAAACCAGAGAAAATCGTCTATATCTCTTGTAATGTGGCAACCATGGCGCGTGATATTAAACTTTATGAGGAATTGGGGTACAAATTGACGAAGGTACAGCCGACTGATTTATTTCCGAATACGCATCACATCGAGTGTGTCGCTCTGCTTGTAAAGAACTAG